One part of the Paenibacillus antri genome encodes these proteins:
- a CDS encoding TetR/AcrR family transcriptional regulator — protein MAKLDRRILKTQESLKKAVIELMTEKNFDDITIQDIADRANVNRGTIYLHYQDKYDLLDKLIESHLSELGEMDEWACQMNWSEALVPYFEYFEQNYLFFSTMLASKEAKGAPSSFRTRLLYHFMEGFKGEIDKESERNIDLSEDVMLQYAGTAYVGVIEWWIRNGMPHPPQAMAKQVGTLLERTL, from the coding sequence ATGGCCAAATTAGATCGAAGAATTCTTAAAACACAGGAATCCTTGAAAAAGGCTGTTATTGAACTGATGACTGAAAAAAACTTTGATGATATAACCATTCAGGATATTGCGGATCGGGCAAACGTAAACCGCGGAACCATTTATCTACATTATCAAGACAAATACGATTTGTTGGATAAACTCATAGAATCACACCTGAGCGAATTGGGCGAAATGGATGAGTGGGCGTGTCAGATGAATTGGTCCGAGGCTCTTGTCCCTTATTTTGAATATTTCGAACAAAATTACTTATTCTTTTCCACCATGTTAGCAAGCAAAGAGGCGAAAGGGGCCCCATCTTCTTTCAGAACTCGGCTTCTATACCACTTTATGGAAGGATTTAAAGGTGAAATTGATAAGGAAAGCGAGCGAAATATTGATTTAAGTGAAGATGTTATGTTGCAATATGCCGGAACAGCTTATGTAGGGGTGATTGAGTGGTGGATCCGAAATGGCATGCCTCATCCGCCGCAAGCAATGGCCAAACAAGTGGGAACTTTGTTAGAGAGAACGCTTTAA